A stretch of the Lonchura striata isolate bLonStr1 chromosome 15, bLonStr1.mat, whole genome shotgun sequence genome encodes the following:
- the UBE2B gene encoding ubiquitin-conjugating enzyme E2 B: MSTPARRRLMRDFKRLQEDPPVGVSGAPSENNIMQWNAVIFGPEGTPFEDGTFKLVIEFSEEYPNKPPTVRFLSKMFHPNVYADGSICLDILQNRWSPTYDVSSILTSIQSLLDEPNPNSPANSQAAQLYQENKREYEKRVSAIVEQSWNDS; this comes from the exons ATGTCCACCCCGGCGCGCCGCCGCCTCATGCGCGACTTCAAGAG ATTGCAAGAAGACCCTCCTGTGGGTGTCAGTGGTGCACCATCTGAGAATAACATAATGCAATGGAATGCAGTTATATTTGG GCCAGAAGGGACACCTTTTGAAGATG GTACTTTTAAACTAGTAATAGAATTTTCCGAAGAATATCCAAATAAGCCTCCAACTGTTAGGTTTTTATCAAAAATGTTCCATCCAAATG TGTATGCAGATGGCAGCATATGTTTAGATATTCTTCAGAATCGCTGGAGTCCAACATATGATGTTTCATCTATTTTAACTTCAATTCAG TCTCTGCTTGATGAACCCAATCCAAACAGTCCAGCAAACAGTCAGGCAGCACAACTTTACCAGGAGAACAAACGTGAATATGAGAAAAGAGTTTCAGCTATTGTTGAACAAAGTTGGAATGATTCGTAA